One genomic region from Jilunia laotingensis encodes:
- a CDS encoding dihydrolipoamide acetyltransferase family protein translates to MARFEIKMPKLGESITEGTIMSWSVKVGDVIQEDEVLFEVNTAKVSAEIPSPVAGKILEILFKEGDTVPVGTVVAIVDMGGESESSEEAGETKPAENVSSPVEESKPAKVEEDRWYSPVVLQLAKGAGIQKEELDAIPGTGYEGRLSKKDIKDYIEGKKKNTSSAPAAPKATATPQPSANTQKKEAPAAPASSQAAATVTTAPSVAPVSTSDVEVKPMDFVRKIIADHMVMSKKVSPHVTNVVEVDVTKLVRWRDKNKDAFFRREGVKLTYMPAIAEAVAKALVAYPQVNVSVDGYNILYKKHINLGIAVSLNDGNLIVPVIHDADRLNMSGLALAVNSLALKARDNKLTPDEISGGTFTITNYGSFKMLFGTPIINQPEVAILGVGSIEKKPAVIETPEGDMIAIRHKMYLSLSYDHRVVDGSLGGNFLHFIAEYLENWEG, encoded by the coding sequence ATGGCAAGATTCGAGATAAAAATGCCCAAGTTGGGCGAGAGTATAACCGAAGGCACTATCATGTCATGGTCAGTGAAAGTCGGTGATGTCATCCAGGAGGATGAAGTTTTGTTTGAAGTAAATACGGCAAAGGTCAGTGCGGAGATTCCGTCACCCGTGGCCGGTAAAATTCTTGAGATTTTATTTAAGGAAGGCGATACTGTTCCTGTAGGGACAGTGGTTGCCATTGTTGATATGGGTGGGGAAAGTGAAAGCTCGGAAGAAGCGGGTGAAACGAAACCTGCTGAAAATGTAAGTTCGCCTGTTGAAGAATCAAAGCCTGCCAAAGTAGAGGAAGATCGTTGGTATTCACCCGTTGTCCTTCAGTTGGCCAAAGGAGCCGGTATACAAAAGGAAGAATTGGATGCTATTCCCGGCACAGGATATGAAGGCAGGTTGAGTAAGAAAGATATTAAGGATTATATTGAAGGGAAGAAGAAAAATACATCTTCCGCACCGGCTGCTCCAAAAGCAACTGCGACTCCGCAGCCTTCTGCAAATACCCAGAAAAAAGAGGCACCTGCTGCTCCGGCATCGTCACAGGCTGCTGCAACTGTGACAACAGCACCGTCTGTTGCTCCGGTCTCTACTTCCGATGTTGAAGTGAAACCGATGGACTTTGTTCGTAAGATTATTGCCGACCATATGGTGATGTCCAAGAAGGTATCTCCACATGTGACCAATGTGGTGGAAGTGGATGTTACCAAACTTGTCCGTTGGCGTGACAAAAACAAAGACGCATTCTTCCGTCGCGAAGGTGTGAAGTTGACCTATATGCCTGCCATAGCCGAGGCTGTTGCCAAAGCATTGGTAGCCTATCCGCAGGTCAACGTGTCTGTAGATGGGTATAATATCCTCTACAAAAAACACATTAACCTGGGTATTGCCGTTTCACTGAATGACGGCAACCTGATCGTACCTGTGATCCACGATGCTGACCGGTTGAATATGAGCGGACTGGCATTAGCTGTCAATTCCCTTGCTTTGAAAGCCCGGGACAATAAGCTGACACCGGATGAAATCAGTGGCGGTACGTTTACAATCACCAATTACGGATCATTTAAGATGTTGTTCGGTACTCCGATTATCAATCAACCGGAAGTGGCCATTCTCGGAGTAGGAAGCATCGAAAAGAAACCTGCCGTCATCGAGACTCCCGAGGGAGACATGATTGCCATCCGTCATAAGATGTACTTGTCGTTGTCTTACGACCACCGGGTAGTGGATGGTTCGTTGGGAGGAAACTTCCTGCACTTTATCGCTGAATATCTCGAGAATTGGGAAGGGTAG
- a CDS encoding alpha-ketoacid dehydrogenase subunit alpha/beta, protein MKKYDIKTTDVETLKKWYYLMSLGRALDEKAPSYQLQSLGWSYHAPYAGHDGIQLAIGQVFTKGEDFLFPYYRDMLTVLSAGMTVEELILNGISKATDPGSAGRHMSNHFAKPEWHIENISSATGTHDLHAAGVGRAMVYYGHKGVAITSHGESATSEGFVYEAVNGASLERLPVIFVWQDNGYGISVPKEDQTANRKVADNFSGFKNLKIIHCNGKDVFDSMNAMTEAREYAIANRNPVIVHANCVRIGSHSNSDKHTLYRDENELAYVKDADPLMKFRRMLLRYKRLTEEELQKIEADAKKELIAANRKAMAAPEPDPKSIFDFVLPEPYEPKKYPDGTHDQVEGEKAFMVTAINETLKSEFRRDPNTFIWGQDVANKDKGGVFNVTKGMQQEFGDARVFSAPIAEDYIVGTANGMCRFDPKIHVVIEGAEFADYFWPAIEQYVECTHEYWRSNGKFVPNITLRLASGGYIGGGLYHSQNIEGALTTLPGARIVCPSFADDAAGLLRTSMRSRGFTLFLEPKALYNSVDAATIVPEDFEVPFGKARIRREGTDLTMITYGNTTHFCLSVAERLAKEGGWSVEVIDIRSLIPLDKETIFESVKKTSKALVVHEDKVFSGFGAEVAANIGTEMFRHLDAPVRRVGSTFTPVGFHPALERAILPDEEKIYAAAKELLEY, encoded by the coding sequence ATGAAAAAATATGATATAAAAACCACAGACGTAGAAACTCTAAAAAAGTGGTATTATCTGATGTCTTTGGGACGCGCGCTCGATGAGAAAGCCCCCTCTTATCAGTTACAATCCCTTGGCTGGTCGTATCATGCTCCGTATGCAGGACATGACGGCATACAACTTGCCATCGGACAGGTCTTTACCAAGGGGGAAGATTTCCTTTTCCCATATTACCGGGACATGTTGACAGTGCTTTCTGCGGGGATGACCGTGGAAGAATTGATATTGAACGGTATCTCCAAAGCTACCGATCCCGGAAGTGCTGGACGACATATGTCCAATCATTTTGCGAAACCCGAATGGCACATTGAGAATATATCTTCTGCCACAGGTACGCATGACCTCCACGCAGCTGGTGTAGGACGGGCTATGGTTTACTACGGGCACAAAGGTGTGGCGATAACCTCTCATGGCGAATCGGCTACTTCTGAAGGCTTCGTTTACGAAGCTGTTAACGGTGCCAGCCTTGAACGGTTGCCGGTTATCTTTGTATGGCAAGACAACGGATATGGCATTTCCGTTCCTAAAGAAGATCAGACTGCCAATCGTAAAGTGGCGGATAACTTTTCCGGATTTAAGAATCTCAAAATCATCCATTGCAATGGCAAGGATGTGTTCGATTCGATGAATGCAATGACGGAAGCGCGCGAGTATGCCATCGCCAACCGTAATCCGGTGATTGTACATGCCAACTGTGTCCGTATCGGTTCGCATTCCAATTCCGATAAGCATACACTTTACCGGGACGAGAACGAACTAGCCTATGTGAAAGATGCCGATCCGTTGATGAAGTTTCGCCGGATGTTGTTACGTTACAAGCGTTTGACCGAAGAAGAACTTCAAAAGATAGAAGCTGATGCAAAGAAGGAACTAATTGCAGCCAACCGCAAGGCAATGGCTGCTCCCGAACCGGATCCGAAGAGCATTTTCGATTTTGTATTGCCTGAGCCTTACGAACCGAAGAAATACCCCGATGGTACACACGATCAGGTGGAAGGAGAAAAAGCGTTTATGGTAACTGCCATCAATGAGACGCTCAAATCTGAATTCCGACGTGATCCGAACACTTTCATCTGGGGGCAGGATGTAGCGAATAAGGATAAAGGAGGAGTATTTAACGTAACGAAAGGGATGCAGCAGGAATTCGGTGATGCGCGTGTTTTCAGTGCGCCGATTGCCGAGGATTATATTGTAGGTACCGCCAACGGCATGTGTCGTTTCGATCCCAAAATTCATGTGGTGATAGAAGGTGCTGAGTTTGCCGATTATTTCTGGCCGGCCATTGAGCAGTATGTCGAGTGTACGCATGAGTATTGGCGGAGTAACGGTAAGTTTGTTCCCAATATCACTTTGCGACTGGCTTCAGGCGGATATATCGGTGGTGGTCTTTACCACTCACAGAACATTGAAGGCGCGTTGACCACACTTCCCGGTGCGCGTATTGTCTGTCCTTCCTTTGCCGATGATGCGGCCGGGTTGCTTCGTACCAGTATGCGGTCCAGAGGTTTTACTTTATTCCTTGAACCGAAAGCTCTCTATAATTCGGTAGATGCTGCCACCATCGTACCTGAAGATTTTGAAGTACCTTTCGGTAAGGCTCGTATTCGTCGTGAAGGTACTGATCTGACCATGATTACTTATGGAAATACGACCCACTTCTGTCTCAGTGTAGCCGAACGGTTGGCTAAAGAAGGTGGATGGAGTGTGGAAGTGATCGATATCCGTTCACTGATTCCGTTGGATAAAGAGACTATTTTTGAGTCCGTGAAAAAGACAAGCAAGGCATTGGTGGTACATGAAGATAAGGTGTTCTCCGGTTTTGGCGCAGAAGTTGCCGCGAATATCGGAACGGAAATGTTCCGTCATTTGGATGCACCGGTACGCAGGGTAGGGTCTACCTTTACTCCGGTCGGCTTCCATCCTGCACTAGAACGTGCCATTCTGCCGGATGAGGAGAAAATCTATGCTGCTGCAAAGGAGTTGCTTGAATATTAA